Proteins from a genomic interval of Acidobacteriota bacterium:
- a CDS encoding aminopeptidase: protein MKLLLQRPALLVSLILLANFALPQTAPRPRARDAGVIIGVLSPGPLNSITDVDGVSVGHATLNRGDNVRTGVTAILPHGGNLFREKVPGAVFLGNAFGKLAGSTQVNELGEIETPILLTCTLCVPRAADALIDYMLVLPGNEDVQSINPLVGETNDGYLNDIRSRPITRQDVFAAIKSARGGPVEEGSVGAGTGTVAFGFKGGIGTSSRKLPASLGGYTVGVLVQTNFGGVLTIAGAPVGKELGRYYLRDEVEGKRVSRNDESVRDRGDGSCMMVIATDAPLDARNLKRLASRAIMGLARTGSSGSNGSGDYVIAFSTAPELRIRSGDSTRARQVTVLGNEAMSPLFEAVIEATEEAIINSLFKATTITGHGHIVEALPLDQTMRILREHHIVR, encoded by the coding sequence ATGAAGCTCCTCTTGCAGCGGCCGGCTTTACTCGTCTCGCTAATCCTGCTCGCCAATTTTGCTCTGCCTCAGACAGCACCGCGTCCGCGTGCTCGCGATGCGGGGGTGATCATCGGGGTGTTGTCGCCCGGACCGTTGAATTCCATCACGGATGTCGACGGCGTATCGGTGGGACACGCCACTCTCAATCGCGGAGACAATGTTCGCACCGGTGTGACTGCCATCCTGCCGCATGGAGGAAATCTGTTTCGGGAAAAAGTCCCAGGGGCAGTGTTCCTCGGTAATGCCTTCGGCAAGCTGGCTGGATCGACGCAGGTGAACGAATTGGGCGAGATTGAGACTCCAATCCTCTTGACCTGCACGTTGTGCGTGCCGCGAGCGGCTGACGCGCTGATCGACTACATGCTTGTGCTGCCAGGGAACGAGGACGTGCAATCGATAAATCCACTGGTAGGCGAGACCAACGATGGATACCTGAACGACATTCGCTCACGGCCGATCACACGCCAGGATGTCTTTGCGGCGATCAAGTCCGCGAGGGGTGGGCCGGTGGAAGAAGGTTCCGTCGGCGCCGGCACGGGCACGGTAGCTTTTGGATTCAAAGGAGGAATCGGCACTTCATCGCGCAAGCTGCCGGCGTCACTCGGCGGCTACACGGTCGGCGTTCTGGTGCAGACTAACTTCGGCGGCGTGCTCACGATTGCCGGCGCGCCGGTTGGTAAAGAGCTCGGACGCTATTACCTGCGGGATGAGGTTGAAGGCAAGCGTGTCTCACGCAACGACGAGTCGGTGCGCGATCGGGGCGACGGCTCCTGCATGATGGTGATCGCAACCGATGCGCCGCTAGACGCCCGCAACCTGAAGCGGCTCGCTTCCCGTGCCATTATGGGCCTGGCGCGCACGGGATCGTCGGGCAGCAATGGCAGCGGGGATTACGTGATTGCGTTCTCGACTGCGCCAGAGCTGCGAATCCGTTCTGGCGATTCCACTCGAGCACGGCAAGTGACGGTGCTCGGCAATGAAGCAATGTCGCCGCTCTTCGAGGCCGTCATCGAGGCTACGGAGGAAGCGATTATCAATTCTTTGTTCAAAGCGACCACGATCACTGGGCATGGGCATATCGTCGAGGCTTTGCCTTTGGATCAAACGATGAGGATCTTGCGGGAGCATCACATCGTGCGATGA